From Pelmatolapia mariae isolate MD_Pm_ZW linkage group LG1, Pm_UMD_F_2, whole genome shotgun sequence, one genomic window encodes:
- the LOC134631982 gene encoding NACHT, LRR and PYD domains-containing protein 14-like → MSDLGEDEAPPESPGKQYKCLSMKSDRSKGEPLNFSNEPLSSDIKAKKTSDVPEEEQLSCCALCQDVLKDPVFTSCGHWFCKQCVCSYWDPCASSGDFFCPQCGKIPTTEAKRQTASERKVQTDVGLQEVLDEHKISLRRRCERVTEGSDETGSRTLLSRSYTELFITEGQSEELQTQHEVMQLETASKMEALDDTPVRCHDIFKALPDQQGPIRVVLTNGVAGIGKTFTVQKFTVDWAEGLENQDVSVVILLSFRELNLIRDEQYSLLELLHVFHPTLQKVTAEKLAVCKLLFIFDGLDESRLNFTNRKLVSDVTQKSSVSELLTNLIEGNLLPSAHVWITSRPAAANQIPPTCVDRVTEVRGFTDAQKEEYFRRRFSDEELSSRIISHMKTSRSLHIMCRIPVFCWITATVLEHMLTKEQRGELPKTLTDMYSYFLLVQTKRKKNKYHEGHKTNPQEQTEADKEVLLKLGKLAFQHLEKGNILFYQEHLEHCGLDVTEASVYSGVCTEIFKRECEIFKKAAYCFVHLSIQEFLAAVYLFYCFTHRKTEVLQDFLKRDWEYKNSSPSMDVFLQRVMKKSLQSKNGHLDMFVRFLHGLSLESNQRLLGGLLGRTENSSKNVQIVINNLNEMNSDEMSPDRSINIFHCLMEMKNLSVHQEIQEFLKSKNRSDKKLSDIHCSALAYMLQMSEEVLDELDLRKYNASEKGKRRLIPAVRNCKRAGLCGCRLSETHCEVVASALKSSPSHLTQLDLSYNELQDSGVKHLSAALENPNCRLEHLSLKDCRLSEFSCASLGSALKFNPSHLKHLDLSDNMLQDSGVQQLCGFLESPECRLETLRLIRCNLSRTSCSSLAKALNAIHSYLKLLDFSHNKELEDSGVKHLCGFLKSPQCRLETLRLRASSLSEMSCEFLVSALKSNTSHLKHLDMSDNKLQDSGVKQLASLVESSHCRLETLRLRGCELSETSCSYLGSALKSNPSHLRHLDLGHNTLEDSGVKQLSKLMKSPHCLLETLRLHWCSSAEINCTSLSSALKSNPSHLRELDLRGNKLHNSGVQQLVDLVKHPDFTLETLRWLPFW, encoded by the exons AGCGAAGAAGACAAGCGATGTTCCTGAGGAGGAGCAGCTGTCCTGCTGTGCTTTGTGTCAGGACGTCCTGAAGGATCCAGTCTTCACCAGCTGTGGACACTGGTTCTGCAAACAGTGTGTCTGTTCATACTGGGACCCGTGTGCTTCATCAGGAGACTTCTTCTGTCCCCAGTGTGGAAAAATCCCCACAACAGAAGCTAAACGGCAGACAGCCAGTGAACGCAAAGTACAAA cagatgttggtctgcaggaggttttagatgaacataagatcagtctgaggaggagatgcgaacgtgtgactgaaggaagtgatgaaacaggaagtagaacccTCCTCAGCAGGAGCTACACTGAGCTCTTCATCACAGAGGGGCAGAGTGAAGAGCTTCAAACTCAACATGAAGTGATGCAGCTGGAGACAGCTTCCAAGATGGAGGCTCTTGATGACACTCCAGTCAGGTGCCacgacatctttaaagccttacCTGACCAACAGGGGCCCATCAGAGTGGTTCTGACGAACGGCGTTGCTGGCATTGGAAAAACTTTCACAGTGCAGAAGTTCACTGTGGACTGGGCAGAGGGCTTGGAGAACCAAGATGTCAGTGTGGTgattctgctttcattcagggagctgaacctgatcagagatgagcagtacagtcttctggagctgctccatgttttccatccaacattacagaaggtcacagcagagaagctcgCTGTCTGTAaacttttgttcatctttgacggcctggatgaaagcagactgaatttcaccaacaggaagctcgtgtctgatgtcacacagaagtcatcagtcagcgagctgctgacaaacctcatcgaggggaatctgcttccctcggctcacgtctggataacttcccgacctgcagcagccaatcagatccctcctacaTGTGTTGACAGGGTAACAGAAGTACGAGGCTTCACTGATgcccagaaggaggagtacttcaggaggagattcagtgatgaagagctgtccagcagaatcatctcacacatgaagacatccaggagcctccacatcatgtgtagaatcccagtcttctgctggatcactgctacagttctggagcacatgttgactaaagagcagagaggagagctgcccaagaccctgactgacatgtactcatacttcctgctggttcagacaaaaaggaagaagaacaagtacCACGAGGGACATAAGACGAATCCACAGGAGCAGACAGAGGCTGACAAGGAAGTTCTCCTGAAGCTGGGAAAGCTGGCGTTTCAACATCTGGAGAAAGGAAATATCCTGTTCTACCAAGAACACCTGGAGCACTGTGGGTTGGATGTCACAGAAGCCTCGGTGTACTCTggagtttgtacagagatctTCAAACGAGAGTGTGAGATCTTCAAGAAAGCAGCctactgctttgttcatctgagcattcaAGAGTTCCTGGCTGCAGTCTATCTGTTCTACTGTTTCACCCACAGAAagacagaagtgctccaggacttCCTGAAGAGAGATTGGGAATACAAAAACAGCTCCCCATCTATGGATGTCTTTCTACAGAGAGTCATGAAAAAAtcccttcaaagtaaaaatggCCACCTGGACATGTTTGTTCGCTTCCTTCATGGCCTCTCTCTGGAGTCCAACCAGAGACTCTTAGGAGGTCTGCTGGGTCGGACGGAGAACAGTTCAAAAAATGTCCAAATAGTCATAAACAATCTGAATGAGATGAACAGTGATGAAATGTCTCCTGACAGAAGCATTAACATCTTTCACTGTTTGATGGAGATGAAAAATCTCTCTGTCCATCAGGAGATCCAAGAGTTCCTCAAGTCAAAGAACAGATCAGATAAGAAACTCTCTGACATCCACTGTTCAGCTTTGGCCTAcatgctgcagatgtcagaggaggttCTGGATGAGTTGGATCTGAGGAAATACAATGCATCAGAGAAAGGAAAACGGAGACTGATCCCAGCTGTGAGGAACTGTAAAAGGGCTGG ACTTTGTGGCTGCAGACTCTCAGAGACTCACTGTGAAgttgtggcctcagctctgaagtccaGCCCATCCCATCTCacacagctggacctgagttACAATGAACTGCaagattcaggagtgaagcatctgtctGCTGCATTGGAGAATCCAAACTGTAGACTGGAGCACCTGAG TTTGAAGGACTGCAGGTTGTCAGAGTTCAGTTGTGCATCTCTTGGCTCAGCTCTGAAGTTCAACCCATCACATCTGAAACATCTGGATCTGAGTGACAACATGCTGCAGGACTCAGgagtgcagcagctgtgtggttttctaGAAAGCCCGGAGTGTagactggagactctgag ACTGATTCGGTGCAATTTGTCAAGGACCAGCTGTTCTTCCCTGGCTAAAGCTCTGAATGCAATCCACTCCTATCTGAAGCTTCTGGACTTCAGCCACAACAAGGAGTTGGAAGATTCGGGAGTGAAGCACCTGTGTGGTTTTCTCAAGAGTCCACAGTGcagactggagactctgag GTTAAGGGCATCCAGCTTGTCAGAAATGAGTTGTGAGTTTCTAGTctcagctctgaagtccaacaCCTCCCATCTGAAACATCTGGACATGAGTgacaacaagctgcaggattcaggagtgaaacAGCTTGCTAGCCTTGTGGAGAGTTCACACTGTAggcttgaaactctgag ATTAAGGGGCTGTGAATTGTCGGAAACCAGTTGTTCTTATCTGGGCTCAGCtttgaagtccaacccctcccatctgagacaTCTGGACCTGGGTCACAACACCCTGGAGGATTCAGGAGTTAAGCAGCTGTCTAAACTCATGAAGAGTCCGCATTGTTtactggagactctgag ACTGCATTGGTGCAGCTCAGCAGAAATCAACTGTACTTCTCTGAGTtcagctctgaagtccaacccctcccatctaagagagctggacctgagagGAAATAAGCTGCACAATTCAGGCGTGCAACAGCTGGTTGATCTTGTGAAGCATCCAGACTTTAcactggagactctgag ATGGCTGCCATTTTGGTAA